One window of Streptomyces sp. NBC_00273 genomic DNA carries:
- a CDS encoding GNAT family N-acetyltransferase has protein sequence MILHPLVPIDGALPGPVLAEIATLYSTNHAFFELSGDFPDPDRITVEQVAAALAGELAHDSAEVLLARSAGRLVGLAATLAQAPADDDPDPWIGLLLIDATAHREGYGRTVATLVEDRFRAAGRAGVRIAVLDNNPEALAFWESQGYVTLRKAKDRELGRNCTVLRKPLEAP, from the coding sequence GTGATCCTGCACCCGCTCGTCCCCATCGACGGCGCCCTTCCCGGCCCGGTACTCGCCGAGATCGCCACCCTCTACTCGACGAACCACGCGTTCTTCGAACTCAGCGGAGACTTCCCCGACCCGGACCGCATCACGGTCGAACAGGTCGCCGCCGCGCTCGCCGGCGAACTCGCCCACGACAGCGCCGAGGTGCTCCTCGCCCGCTCCGCCGGACGCCTCGTCGGGCTGGCCGCCACCCTCGCGCAGGCACCCGCCGACGACGACCCGGACCCGTGGATCGGCCTGCTGCTCATCGACGCCACCGCGCACCGCGAGGGGTACGGCCGCACCGTGGCCACCTTGGTCGAGGACCGCTTCCGCGCCGCCGGCCGCGCGGGCGTCCGCATCGCCGTACTGGACAACAACCCCGAGGCCCTCGCCTTCTGGGAGTCCCAGGGGTACGTCACCCTGCGCAAGGCCAAGGACCGCGAGCTGGGCCGCAACTGCACCGTGCTGCGCAAGCCGCTCGAAGCCCCGTAG
- a CDS encoding GlcG/HbpS family heme-binding protein, whose translation MNTRTRVLTGTALAVALGAGAFGAVSASATPASDVASASVDAVSSKKDGPADKNFTTTTHLTVDAATRAAQAALKAAESENQKVTVAVVDRNGNTIVTLRGDGAGPQSYESAQRKAFTAVSWNAPTSVLVGRLAQTPNLKDIPGTLFLGGGTPVQANGAPVAGVGVAGAPSGDLDEKFAKAGVDALGK comes from the coding sequence ATGAACACCCGCACCCGCGTTCTCACCGGTACCGCCCTCGCCGTCGCCCTGGGCGCCGGAGCCTTCGGTGCCGTGAGCGCCAGCGCGACCCCCGCCTCCGACGTCGCCTCTGCGTCCGTCGACGCGGTCTCCTCGAAGAAGGACGGGCCGGCCGACAAGAACTTCACCACGACGACGCACCTCACCGTCGACGCCGCGACCCGCGCCGCCCAGGCCGCGCTGAAGGCCGCCGAGTCCGAGAACCAGAAGGTGACGGTCGCGGTCGTCGACCGCAACGGCAACACCATCGTCACCCTGCGCGGCGACGGCGCCGGTCCGCAGTCCTACGAGTCGGCGCAGCGCAAGGCCTTCACCGCCGTGTCCTGGAACGCCCCGACCTCGGTGCTCGTGGGCCGCCTCGCCCAGACCCCGAACCTGAAGGACATCCCCGGCACCCTCTTCCTCGGTGGCGGCACCCCGGTCCAGGCGAACGGCGCGCCCGTCGCCGGTGTCGGCGTGGCCGGTGCCCCGAGCGGTGACCTGGACGAGAAGTTCGCCAAGGCGGGCGTGGACGCGCTCGGCAAGTAA
- a CDS encoding response regulator, whose product MTTILLCDDHVVVRAGLLALLGSEPDIEVLGEAGSGEEAVALAAKLHPDVVLMDLQLGEGIDGVEATRRITALPRPPHVLVLTTYDTDADITRAIGAGATGYLLKAERPEELFAAIHSAAQGRTTLSAPVASRVMAHMRGTRPTLTDRELDILGQLARGLGNRDIARALFISEATVKTHLGRIYDKLGVDTRAGAVSVAKEQRLLP is encoded by the coding sequence ATGACCACGATCCTCCTCTGCGACGACCACGTGGTGGTCCGCGCCGGACTCCTGGCCCTGCTCGGCAGCGAGCCCGACATCGAGGTCCTCGGCGAGGCGGGCAGCGGCGAGGAGGCCGTCGCCCTCGCCGCGAAGCTCCACCCCGACGTGGTCCTGATGGACCTCCAGCTGGGCGAGGGCATCGACGGCGTCGAGGCGACCCGCCGGATCACGGCGCTCCCCCGGCCCCCGCACGTACTGGTCCTCACCACCTACGACACCGACGCGGACATCACCCGCGCGATCGGCGCCGGCGCCACCGGCTACCTCCTCAAGGCCGAGCGCCCGGAGGAACTCTTCGCCGCGATCCACTCCGCGGCCCAGGGCCGCACCACCCTGTCCGCACCGGTGGCCAGCCGGGTCATGGCCCACATGCGCGGCACCCGCCCCACCCTGACCGACCGCGAACTCGACATCCTCGGCCAGCTGGCCCGGGGCCTGGGCAACCGCGACATCGCCCGCGCCCTGTTCATCAGCGAGGCCACCGTCAAGACCCACCTGGGCCGCATCTACGACAAACTCGGCGTCGACACCCGCGCCGGCGCGGTCTCCGTGGCCAAGGAACAGCGCCTCCTGCCCTGA
- a CDS encoding pentapeptide repeat-containing protein: MARKGQQETVKAARRPELRLPELTVWEGRGLEPDGDYDGLEFVDLDLAGQEGIGARFMDCAVRRCALDEAGLAKARILDSVLEGVRGVGTDLSGASLRDVEVVDARLGGVQLHGAVLERVVVRGGKIDYLNLRKARLKDVVFEGCVLVEPDFAGAVLERVEFRDCALRGVDFSGVRMADVDLREASVLEIARGVDSLTGAVISPAQLFDLAPALASQLGVRVVS, translated from the coding sequence ATGGCACGCAAAGGGCAGCAGGAGACGGTCAAGGCGGCGCGACGGCCGGAGCTGAGGTTGCCCGAGCTGACGGTGTGGGAGGGGCGCGGGCTGGAGCCGGACGGGGACTACGACGGGCTGGAGTTCGTGGATCTCGACCTGGCGGGGCAGGAGGGGATCGGGGCCCGGTTCATGGACTGCGCGGTGCGACGGTGTGCGCTGGACGAGGCGGGGCTGGCGAAGGCGCGGATCCTGGATTCGGTGCTGGAGGGGGTCCGGGGGGTGGGGACGGACCTGTCGGGGGCTTCGCTGCGGGACGTGGAGGTGGTGGACGCGCGACTGGGCGGGGTGCAGTTGCACGGGGCGGTGCTGGAGCGGGTGGTGGTCCGCGGGGGCAAGATCGACTACCTGAACCTGCGGAAGGCGCGGCTCAAGGACGTGGTCTTCGAGGGGTGCGTGCTGGTGGAGCCGGACTTCGCGGGAGCGGTGCTGGAGCGGGTGGAGTTCCGGGACTGTGCCCTGCGGGGGGTGGATTTCAGCGGGGTGCGGATGGCGGACGTGGACCTGCGGGAGGCGTCCGTGCTGGAGATCGCGCGGGGGGTGGATTCGCTGACCGGGGCGGTGATCAGCCCGGCGCAGCTGTTCGACCTGGCCCCGGCGCTTGCTTCCCAGCTGGGGGTGCGGGTCGTTTCGTAG
- a CDS encoding sensor histidine kinase, producing the protein MSHPASKPDTRTLTTVAHTTFFLLLGASLVRFLLRHPGEPRTPWILALSITLALLYVLGPALGAAPTTRRLLWLGLVVTTWMVLVVLAPSFAWCAVPLFFTALRTLPPRAAIVLVALLTGFVVIAQLQLAKSFDPNLLLAPPAVAALATAVFVHMERQARAQRTLIDDLIRTRRELAATERREGTLAERQRLSMEIHDTLAQNLSSQQMLLQAADRTWDTDPATARAHVRTATGIAAHGLAEARRLVHDLAPRELADGAGLAEALRSLDAGPDIEVRFHLEGTPTPLPDRVQSALLRIAQGALANVREHSGARTAALTLSFLGDQVVLDIADDGHGFTEPRTGAGTGTGTRAGTRSADRGHGLPAMRARVRQLGGTLTIESAPGEGTVLSAAIPLEPAP; encoded by the coding sequence GTGAGCCACCCCGCCAGCAAGCCGGACACCCGCACGCTGACCACGGTCGCCCACACCACGTTCTTCCTCCTCCTCGGCGCCTCCCTGGTCCGCTTCCTCCTCCGCCACCCCGGCGAACCCCGCACCCCGTGGATCCTCGCCCTCAGCATCACCCTGGCCCTGCTCTACGTACTCGGCCCCGCCCTCGGCGCCGCCCCCACCACCCGGCGGCTGCTGTGGCTCGGCCTGGTCGTCACCACCTGGATGGTTCTGGTCGTCCTCGCGCCGAGCTTCGCCTGGTGCGCCGTACCGCTGTTCTTCACCGCCCTGCGCACCCTCCCGCCGCGCGCCGCCATCGTCCTCGTGGCCCTCCTCACCGGCTTCGTGGTGATCGCCCAGCTCCAGCTGGCCAAGTCCTTCGACCCCAACCTCCTCCTGGCCCCGCCCGCCGTCGCCGCCCTCGCCACCGCCGTCTTCGTCCACATGGAACGCCAGGCCCGGGCCCAGCGCACCCTCATCGACGACTTGATCCGCACCCGCCGCGAGCTGGCCGCCACCGAACGCCGCGAAGGCACCCTCGCCGAACGGCAACGGCTGTCCATGGAGATCCACGACACCCTCGCCCAGAACCTGTCCAGCCAGCAGATGCTGCTCCAGGCCGCGGACCGCACCTGGGACACCGACCCGGCCACCGCCCGCGCGCACGTCCGTACCGCCACCGGCATCGCCGCCCACGGCCTCGCCGAAGCCCGCCGGCTCGTGCACGACCTGGCCCCGCGCGAGCTCGCCGACGGCGCCGGCCTCGCCGAAGCCCTGCGCTCCCTCGACGCCGGCCCGGACATCGAGGTCCGGTTCCACCTCGAGGGCACCCCGACACCGCTCCCGGACCGCGTCCAGTCCGCCCTGCTGCGCATAGCCCAGGGCGCGCTGGCCAACGTCCGCGAGCACTCCGGTGCCCGTACGGCCGCCCTCACCCTGAGCTTCCTGGGCGACCAGGTCGTCCTGGACATCGCCGACGACGGCCACGGCTTCACGGAGCCCCGCACCGGTGCCGGTACCGGTACCGGCACCCGCGCCGGCACCCGCTCCGCCGACCGCGGGCACGGCCTCCCGGCCATGCGGGCCCGCGTCCGCCAGCTCGGCGGCACCCTGACGATCGAATCCGCGCCGGGCGAGGGCACCGTCCTCTCCGCGGCCATCCCCCTGGAGCCGGCCCCATGA
- a CDS encoding M1 family metallopeptidase, which produces MELRALSRLAAPAVAALLALTTGCTGETVQGRPGASGLRDPYFPRAGNGGYQVDHYALDLDYDPADGQLHGTAVITARAEQALSSFNLDLSGLDVEGVTVQGEGARYNRTGTELTVRPAEDLKKGEVFRTEVDYSGKPKALADPDGAKEGWITTEDGAVAVGEPVGSMTWFPGNHHPSDKAAYDITLTVPRGYEAVSNGELRSRTEDADGRTAFAWHSPEPMASYLATAAVGRYRVTTGRTPSGIGLYSAVAPGEEAANTGPLVRLPEMVEWSGGRFGPYPFATAGAIVVPAGTLAYALETQGRPVYSGAPKDDELVVHELAHQWFGNSVSPKSWKDIWLNEGFATYAEWLWAEDHGGPTAQQHFEAFLAGDTDVDEDAGIDWDAFPPASPPGPEEITAAPVYYRGAMVLHRIRQEVGDEKFFALVRGWATDHRHGNANTSEFTAYAEKKTGQDLKEVWDVWLYGKDRPK; this is translated from the coding sequence GTGGAACTCCGTGCTCTCTCCCGCCTCGCCGCTCCTGCCGTCGCCGCCCTGCTCGCCCTCACCACGGGGTGTACGGGGGAGACGGTGCAGGGGCGGCCGGGTGCGTCGGGGCTGCGTGATCCGTACTTCCCCCGGGCCGGGAACGGTGGCTACCAGGTCGACCACTACGCGCTGGACCTGGACTACGACCCCGCCGACGGGCAGCTGCACGGTACGGCCGTGATCACGGCCCGCGCCGAGCAGGCGCTCAGCTCCTTCAACCTGGATCTCAGCGGCCTGGACGTCGAGGGCGTGACCGTCCAGGGCGAGGGGGCCCGGTACAACCGGACCGGCACCGAGCTGACCGTGCGCCCCGCCGAGGACCTGAAGAAGGGCGAGGTCTTCCGTACGGAGGTCGACTACAGCGGGAAGCCGAAGGCCCTCGCGGATCCGGACGGCGCCAAGGAGGGCTGGATCACCACGGAGGACGGCGCGGTCGCCGTCGGCGAGCCGGTCGGTTCGATGACCTGGTTCCCCGGCAACCACCATCCCAGCGACAAGGCCGCGTACGACATCACCCTCACCGTTCCGCGCGGCTACGAGGCGGTGTCGAACGGCGAGTTGCGCTCCCGCACCGAGGACGCGGACGGGCGGACCGCCTTCGCCTGGCACAGTCCGGAGCCGATGGCGAGCTATCTGGCGACCGCCGCCGTCGGGCGGTACCGGGTGACGACCGGGCGGACGCCCTCGGGGATCGGCCTCTACAGCGCCGTCGCGCCCGGGGAGGAGGCCGCGAACACCGGTCCGCTCGTGCGGCTGCCGGAGATGGTGGAGTGGAGCGGCGGCCGGTTCGGCCCGTACCCCTTCGCCACGGCGGGTGCGATCGTGGTGCCCGCCGGGACCCTCGCCTACGCGCTGGAGACGCAGGGCCGGCCCGTCTACTCCGGCGCGCCCAAGGACGATGAGCTCGTCGTGCACGAGCTCGCGCACCAGTGGTTCGGCAATTCGGTGTCGCCGAAGTCCTGGAAGGACATCTGGCTCAACGAGGGTTTCGCGACCTACGCCGAGTGGCTGTGGGCCGAGGACCACGGCGGGCCCACGGCGCAGCAGCACTTCGAGGCGTTCCTGGCCGGGGACACGGACGTGGACGAGGACGCCGGTATCGACTGGGACGCCTTCCCGCCGGCCTCCCCGCCCGGGCCCGAGGAGATCACCGCGGCTCCGGTGTACTACCGCGGCGCGATGGTCCTGCACCGGATCCGCCAGGAAGTGGGCGACGAGAAGTTCTTCGCCCTGGTGCGCGGCTGGGCCACCGACCACCGCCACGGGAACGCGAACACGTCCGAGTTCACCGCCTACGCCGAGAAGAAGACGGGGCAGGACCTGAAGGAGGTCTGGGACGTGTGGCTGTACGGGAAGGACCGGCCGAAGTAG
- a CDS encoding glycoside hydrolase family 26 protein, whose protein sequence is MPRRSRWMAGVCASTVAVGLLVVGGFFGSPPSREGAGGSAGTEGAEAAGVAVGAYLHYDSPGVERMEELSRWLGGTELRAGHTYLPGDTWQNIEGEPDFLHTWARWRKEKADRLFVLNVPMQAHNEARVADDRVAELIRTGARGANDHHFQRLARRLVDLGVPDTVIVLGWEMNGFDYTHRCSPDPENWKTYWRRIVAAMRSVEGQRFRFDYAPNRGRDAVAWTSCYPGDDVVDIVGMDSYDQEPGRTFDEQVTQPYGLQQQVDFAKAHGKRISYPEWGLFRHGDNPEYVRGMLAWFAEHQPLYQSITDYCPHGVWQCGQNPRSTQVFREFLSAGPIGPTGPIGPTGAIGPTGSTKGSPRP, encoded by the coding sequence ATGCCCCGTCGGAGCCGCTGGATGGCAGGTGTCTGCGCCAGTACGGTCGCCGTCGGCCTGCTCGTGGTGGGGGGCTTCTTCGGGAGTCCGCCGTCGCGGGAAGGGGCCGGGGGCAGCGCGGGGACGGAGGGCGCCGAGGCCGCCGGGGTCGCCGTGGGCGCCTATCTCCACTACGACTCGCCCGGCGTCGAGCGGATGGAGGAACTTTCGCGCTGGCTGGGCGGTACCGAGCTGCGCGCCGGGCACACCTATCTGCCCGGCGACACCTGGCAGAACATCGAGGGGGAACCGGATTTCCTGCATACCTGGGCACGGTGGCGCAAGGAGAAGGCCGATCGGCTGTTCGTCCTGAACGTGCCCATGCAGGCACACAACGAGGCCCGTGTTGCCGACGACCGGGTCGCCGAGCTGATCCGCACCGGCGCGCGAGGTGCGAACGACCACCACTTCCAGCGGCTGGCGAGGCGTCTGGTCGACCTCGGGGTGCCGGACACGGTGATCGTGCTCGGCTGGGAGATGAACGGCTTCGACTACACCCACCGGTGCAGTCCCGATCCGGAGAACTGGAAGACGTACTGGCGGCGCATCGTGGCCGCCATGCGGTCGGTGGAGGGCCAGCGGTTCCGTTTCGACTACGCCCCCAACCGCGGGAGGGACGCGGTCGCCTGGACCAGCTGTTATCCCGGCGACGACGTGGTCGACATCGTCGGCATGGACTCCTACGACCAGGAGCCCGGCCGGACCTTCGACGAGCAGGTCACCCAGCCCTACGGACTCCAGCAGCAGGTCGACTTCGCGAAGGCGCACGGCAAGCGGATCTCGTACCCCGAATGGGGGCTGTTCCGGCACGGCGACAATCCCGAGTACGTGCGGGGCATGCTGGCCTGGTTCGCCGAGCACCAGCCGCTCTACCAGAGCATCACCGACTACTGCCCGCACGGCGTGTGGCAGTGCGGGCAGAACCCGCGCTCCACGCAGGTGTTCCGGGAGTTCCTGTCCGCCGGGCCGATCGGGCCGACCGGGCCGATCGGTCCGACGGGGGCGATCGGTCCGACGGGATCGACGAAGGGCTCGCCGCGGCCCTGA